CCATCAGCGCGACCATGTAGATCGCGACGATCAGCGAGATCTCGAACTGTTCAACGCCCACGGCGCCGCCCCCTCAGCAGGTAGTGCAGCAGCGCCGCCGCCGCGACCGCGATCGGCAGCCCGACCAGGAACAAATGCGTCGATAACGGAACCCCCGCGGCCATCCCGCGCCCCTCCCTCGAGGGGGAGTCTAGCAAAACGGCGGCGGGCCGTGTCAGCGACGCCGGCGTCGTCCGTCCAGAAGTGGGGCGGTGCGCCCGCCTCTTGGCCTCGGCCCCGCCGAGGCGCAAAATCAGGCTCCGAGAGGGGAGGAAGTCATGGGGCGGAACGTCTACATCAGCTTCTTGGGAACCGGCGCCTATCAAGAGACTCGCTATGTGTGGGGGGATCGCGAAGCGAACCCGACGCCGTATGTCCAGTCGGCCGAGATGCAGTTGCTCGACGGCGACTCCTTCGACGCCGTGTACATCGTCGCGACGGACGCCGCGAAGGCGGCACACTACGGCGCGCTGCTCGAGCATTTGTCCGCGGAGGTGCGGAAGCGGACTTTGTTGGTTTCGATCGGCGAGGAGATGTCCGCGGAAGGTCAGTGGGGGTGGTTCGAGGCGCTGCTTGGCTGCGTGCAGCAGGGCGACCGACTGACCATCGACCTCACGCACAGCTACCGCACGATCCCGCTGGTCGCGGCGACGGCGCTCAACTTCCTGCGGAAGGCGCGCGGTGTCACTGTCGATCACGTTCTCTACGGGGCGTACGAAAAGAACCGCGAGCGGTCGCCGATCGTCGACATCGCCGCGTTCCTCGCCGTGGACGACTGGGCGGACGCCGTCGCGGCCCTTGTCCGCGAGGCGGACGCGCGGCCGCTGACCGCGGTCGCGAAGAACGCGCCGGAGTTCGTGGCGCCTCGCCTCCGCGATTCCGACCTGCACGCGCATCTTGAGGCGTTGTCGGTCGGCCTGCGCGTGGCGAACGTGAACGGGATCCGAGCTGCCGCGCGCGCCGCCGAGGACCGGTTGGCGGTCGCGACCAAGAGCGATGCCACGCCCGTGGAACGGATCTTGGCCGAGTATTCGCGCGGGTTGCTCGCTCCGCTGGCCGGCGAAGGCCCCGCGACCGGCCGCTACGATCTCGACTACTACGCGCACCAGCTCGATTTGGCCGAGAAGATGCTGGCTCATCAGCTGTTCATGCAGGCGTTCACGGCCCTTCGGGAGTTCGTCGGCAGCCTCGGCCTGCGCGGCGAGAAGAAGATCGGCTCGGCCGACGACCGGGCTCGCCGCCGCGCGGCGGACGTCTTCTATCAGATGGTGAACCGGAAACCCGACGTGTGGAGCTTCAACGGCAGGGAAGAGCTCAAGGCGAAGTGCCTGCCGACGTACGAGGCCGCGGATGCGTGCGGGGCGGTCGACGTGCTGCGGCGGTCGGTCAAGATCTTGGACAAGCTGCGCAACGGCTTGGACCATGCGTGGACGATGAAGTCGATCGACGGCGTCGATTTCGCCGACGCCGGGCAGCGCATCGTCGCCGACTTTCGCGAGGCTCTGGCGCTCCTCGCCTCTGCGCGGGTCGTTCCTGCCGCGGCGGCGGAGGCGGCCGAAGAATGAGCGACGCGCCCGCGGCGGCGTTCGAGGAGGCGTTCCTCGACGCCTTGGTCGAACTGCCGATGCTGCGGCTCTCGGCCCGCTTCGAGGTGCCGCTGCCGCTCGCGTGGCGCGAGCCGGCGTCGGTGCTGCGCGGGGCCTTGGGCGCGGAGCTGCGGCGCACGGCGCGCCGGCCCCACGACGGCCAGGTCTGCCCGCCCGAGGCGTGCTGCCCCTACTGCACGCTCTTCGAGCCGCAGCCGCGTCGCCCCGAAGCCGGATCTCTCACGCCGCCGCATCCGCTGATCGTCTCCGCCACGGAGGCGGAGTGGGCTTCGGGCCGGTTCGACGTCGCGCTCGTCGGCGCCGCGGCGCGCTTCGCGGATCCGGTCGTCGCCTCGCTCGAGCGGATCTTCGAGCGCGGCCTCGGCGCGAAGGCGATCCGCGGCCGGATCACGTCGTGGACGACGATCGGCGCCGGCGGAGAAGTTGACCCGCGCGGCGCGCCGATCAACGTCGGCGCGGAAGTGCGTCGCCGCGTTCGAGACTGGCGCGGCGCGCCGTCCCTGCAGCTCTGGACCGTGAGTCCGGTGCGGCTCACGGCGGCGATCAACGCCGAGCCGCGCCTCTCGCCCCGCGCGCTGACCTTCGCCGCGGCGCGTCGCGCGGCCTCGCTCTCCGCCTACTTCGGCGGCGGCGCGCCGGCGCTGCCGCTCACGCAGGACGTCATCGCCTCCGCGGAGGCCGTGGAGCCGCTCGAAGAGGCGTGGCGCTGGAAGGACGGCGTTCGCTTTTCGGCCCGTCAGCGTCGGGACGTGCCGTTGGGCGGCGTCGTCGGCCACGGCACCTACAGAGGCTGGACCGATCCGCTGCTCGCGGTCCTCGGGGCGGGCGTCGTTCTCGGCGTCGGCAAGAGCTGCAGCTTCGGACTGGGACGTTTGAGGGTTCGCGTCAAGGAACGTTCTCCCGCCGCCGATTGACGCTCGGCGCCGGGGGCGCGACGTTCTTCGCCGGGGGGCGCTATGGACGTTGGCGAACTCGTCCGCGAGATCGAGGGGCTTCTCGCGGACGGCCGCAACTTCGAGGCGCTGCGCGCCGCGGCCGATCTGTTCGGTCCGGACGCGCCCGATCACGGCGCCGAGCGGCGACGCGTGGCCGCGCTGGCGGAGCGGCTCGGTCTCGTCGATCCGGCCGCCGCCTGCTGGGAGCGCGTCCTCGTGGACGATCCGCTCGACGCGGAGGCGTTGCGGCGGCTCGCCGGCCTGCGCCGGGCGGCGGGACGGGTGGACGACGCCCTCGACCTCCTGCGCCGCTGGCGCTCGCTCGCCGCCGACGACGCCGATCCGCTGCGCGACGAACTCGAGCTCCTGCTCGAGGCGGGCCGCCTGGATCAGGCGCGCGCCTTGGTCGCCGCCGAATCGGCGCGCCGCGACGCCGACGACGCCGTCGCCCTCGAACTGCAAGGGATGCTCGACGACTTCCTCGCCTCGCCGCAGGAGGAGGAGGAAGGCGCCGGGCTGTTCGACGACCGCCCCGCCGTCCGCCGCGCCCCGGCGCCGGCCCCGGTCGGCGAAACGCCGGCGCGCGTCCCCACCGACGCCGAGGTGACGCGCTTCCTCCATCGCTTCGCGGGCCGCGAGGACGTGCACGCCCGGATGTGGTGCGACGAGAACGGCCGGGTCGGCTACGCGCCGGTCCGCGAGCCGCTCACGCCGCAGGGCGCGCGCAACCACCTGCTCGGCAACCTCACGCTCGGCGTCTACCCGCTGCGCCACGACGGGCGCGTGTCGTTCTTCGCCGTTGATCTCGACGTCACGAAGACCGCCTTGGAACGGGCGAAAGGGGACCCGGAGGCGGCGCGACGCACGCGGGAGGGGATCCGCGCCGTGAGCCAATCGATCCTCGCGCGCTTCGGCGAGCTGGGCCTGCCGGCGCTGATGGAGAGCTCGGGGTACAAAGGACGGCACTTCTGGGTCTTCCTCGATCCGCCGCAGCCGGCGGCGCGCGTCTATCCGCTGGGCCGGCAGCTTCTCGCGTGGCTTGATCCCGAAGGCGAAGACCTCAGCCTGGAGTTCTTCCCCAAGCAGGGCGACGCGCGGGGCGGCATCGGCAATCTGATCAAGCTCCCCTTGGGCGTCCACCTCAAGACGGGGCGCCGCTCGCGTCTGCTCGACCGCGAGGGCCGCCCGGTGGACGACGCGCACGAGCTGCTCCGCGCGACCCCCTGCGCCGACGAGACCGCGCTGGCCGCCGCCGAGACGTTCCTGCGCGAGAAGGTCGGCGCCGCGCCCGCGCCGCGACGCCGACCGGCCGAGCGGGGCGTGGTGCGGGAAATGCCCGACCGCGAACTCGGCCCCGCGCCGCCGCCGCCGCCCCCGCCGTGGACGGAGGCCGACTTCGACCGCGATCCGCAGGTCAAGGCGCTCTTCGAGCGCTGCGCGGTGCTGGGCGCGCTTCGGCGGCGGATCGAGGAGCACCGGCGCGTCTCCGCGGCGGAGATCGCCGTGCTCCGCAACACGGTCGGCCATCTGGTCGCCGGACCGCTGGCCGTGAACTTTCTCCTCGGCCGCTGCGAGGACGTCCCGTCGGTGGAGTTCATGCAGAGCCCGCTGCGCGGCAGTCCGTCGTCCTGTTCGCGGATCCGGCAGCGGGTGCCCCACCTCGCCGGCATGGTGGCCTGCTCCTGCGTTTTCGACGAGGCGGCGGGGCTCTACCCGACGCCGCTGCGGCACGTCGAGGGGATCGCCGCGACGCCGCAGTCCGTCGAGGAGTCGGTGCTCGGCGACGCGGCACGGCGGACCCCGGAGGATCTGGCGCGTCTTCTCGGCGCGCTCGAACGGCGGCGCGGCGAACTCGAGGAACAGATCGCGGGCCTCAAGAAGACGCTGCTGGAGGTGATCGCCGCCGGCGGCCGCGAGCGAGTCGATCTGCCCGAGGGCGCGTACGTGCGGCGCTCCGAGGAAGGGATCGAGACGCTTGTCTGGGTCGCCGCCGGCGCGGCCTCCGACGCCGCCGCGCCCGCGGAAGGCGAGGGAACGGGGGCGGCGTGAGGACCGTGGTCGTCAACGAGCAGGGGGCGCAGATCGCGCTCAAGGGCGGCGAGCTGGTCGTTTCGCGGGAGAAGGCGCTCCTCGCCCGCGTGCGCCTGGCGGAGATCGCCCAAGTCGTCGCGATGGGGTCGATCGAGCTCACCTCCGCGGCGCGAGCCGAACTGTTGAAGCGGGGCATCGACACCGTCTTTCTCACGCAGCGCGGCCAGTACCGCGGCCGGCTCGTCGGGGCGGCGCACGGCAACGTCGAACTGCGCATCGCCCAGTACCGCCGCCTTCTCGATCCGCTTCAGGCGGGGGCCGCTGCGCGCGCGATCGTCCGGGGGAAGCTCGTCAACCAGCGGCGGCTGCTGCAGCGCTTTCAGGCGCGCCGGCCCGACAAGTCCCGCGCCGCGGCGATCGTCAAGCTCTCCCGCCTCGAAGAGCGCTGCGCCGTGGAGAGCGACGTCGCCGTCATCCGGGGCCTCGAGGGGATGGGGGCGGCGGAGTACTTTGCGGTCTTCGGCACTCTGCTGACGAATTCCGAGTTCTCCTTCGCCGGCCGCAATCGCCGCCCGCCCCGCGATCCGGTCAACGCCCTGCTCAGCTTCGGCTACGCCCTTCTGCAAACGGTCGTCGAAGGTGCGGTCTATCGGGCCGGGCTCGATCCTCATCTCGGCGCGCTGCACGCGCCGCGGCACGGCGCGGCGACGCTGGTCTTCGACTTGATGGAGGAGTTCCGGCCGCTCTTCGTGGACAGCCTGGTGCTCGACCTGGTCAACCACCGCGCGGTCGGTCC
This is a stretch of genomic DNA from bacterium. It encodes these proteins:
- the csx2 gene encoding TIGR02221 family CRISPR-associated protein; protein product: MGRNVYISFLGTGAYQETRYVWGDREANPTPYVQSAEMQLLDGDSFDAVYIVATDAAKAAHYGALLEHLSAEVRKRTLLVSIGEEMSAEGQWGWFEALLGCVQQGDRLTIDLTHSYRTIPLVAATALNFLRKARGVTVDHVLYGAYEKNRERSPIVDIAAFLAVDDWADAVAALVREADARPLTAVAKNAPEFVAPRLRDSDLHAHLEALSVGLRVANVNGIRAAARAAEDRLAVATKSDATPVERILAEYSRGLLAPLAGEGPATGRYDLDYYAHQLDLAEKMLAHQLFMQAFTALREFVGSLGLRGEKKIGSADDRARRRAADVFYQMVNRKPDVWSFNGREELKAKCLPTYEAADACGAVDVLRRSVKILDKLRNGLDHAWTMKSIDGVDFADAGQRIVADFREALALLASARVVPAAAAEAAEE
- the cas6 gene encoding CRISPR system precrRNA processing endoribonuclease RAMP protein Cas6 → MSDAPAAAFEEAFLDALVELPMLRLSARFEVPLPLAWREPASVLRGALGAELRRTARRPHDGQVCPPEACCPYCTLFEPQPRRPEAGSLTPPHPLIVSATEAEWASGRFDVALVGAAARFADPVVASLERIFERGLGAKAIRGRITSWTTIGAGGEVDPRGAPINVGAEVRRRVRDWRGAPSLQLWTVSPVRLTAAINAEPRLSPRALTFAAARRAASLSAYFGGGAPALPLTQDVIASAEAVEPLEEAWRWKDGVRFSARQRRDVPLGGVVGHGTYRGWTDPLLAVLGAGVVLGVGKSCSFGLGRLRVRVKERSPAAD
- a CDS encoding CRISPR-associated primase-polymerase type A1 is translated as MDVGELVREIEGLLADGRNFEALRAAADLFGPDAPDHGAERRRVAALAERLGLVDPAAACWERVLVDDPLDAEALRRLAGLRRAAGRVDDALDLLRRWRSLAADDADPLRDELELLLEAGRLDQARALVAAESARRDADDAVALELQGMLDDFLASPQEEEEGAGLFDDRPAVRRAPAPAPVGETPARVPTDAEVTRFLHRFAGREDVHARMWCDENGRVGYAPVREPLTPQGARNHLLGNLTLGVYPLRHDGRVSFFAVDLDVTKTALERAKGDPEAARRTREGIRAVSQSILARFGELGLPALMESSGYKGRHFWVFLDPPQPAARVYPLGRQLLAWLDPEGEDLSLEFFPKQGDARGGIGNLIKLPLGVHLKTGRRSRLLDREGRPVDDAHELLRATPCADETALAAAETFLREKVGAAPAPRRRPAERGVVREMPDRELGPAPPPPPPPWTEADFDRDPQVKALFERCAVLGALRRRIEEHRRVSAAEIAVLRNTVGHLVAGPLAVNFLLGRCEDVPSVEFMQSPLRGSPSSCSRIRQRVPHLAGMVACSCVFDEAAGLYPTPLRHVEGIAATPQSVEESVLGDAARRTPEDLARLLGALERRRGELEEQIAGLKKTLLEVIAAGGRERVDLPEGAYVRRSEEGIETLVWVAAGAASDAAAPAEGEGTGAA
- the cas1 gene encoding CRISPR-associated endonuclease Cas1, coding for MRTVVVNEQGAQIALKGGELVVSREKALLARVRLAEIAQVVAMGSIELTSAARAELLKRGIDTVFLTQRGQYRGRLVGAAHGNVELRIAQYRRLLDPLQAGAAARAIVRGKLVNQRRLLQRFQARRPDKSRAAAIVKLSRLEERCAVESDVAVIRGLEGMGAAEYFAVFGTLLTNSEFSFAGRNRRPPRDPVNALLSFGYALLQTVVEGAVYRAGLDPHLGALHAPRHGAATLVFDLMEEFRPLFVDSLVLDLVNHRAVGPGDFHVVRPETNGGDVLAAEEEESPDPEGGAGTAADAPGVLLDAAGRKIILQAFFRRLRRDVLYAPRAGRYSGAQIVVEQAYHFARWLRGETPEYIAHQPR